From the genome of Uranotaenia lowii strain MFRU-FL chromosome 1, ASM2978415v1, whole genome shotgun sequence, one region includes:
- the LOC129740214 gene encoding uncharacterized protein LOC129740214, producing MTKFLNLNADSSKIVKVKQESLPVDEIDPNPEPLQQEEPAQVVRQEDPGGSSILRIILLQCREPGRTSSTGSGELEPVPTKFEDTTKNQLPIETLEAELEVVPPQSSLLQQMLLHQGPNNHPNSSPSLLKRMLLEGGASDRQSPLEGSSTMNRRRSEDQIPIPSLDEHPDGELIFTSTCNRRCLPIAEAKSRELLPAGCVFNFIAEARCTDARKPMFLAPEYGSSYVCMECAAKTEV from the exons atgacaaaattctTAAATCTCAACGCAGACTCTTCGAAGATAGTGAAGGTGAAACAGGAATCACTTCCGGTAGACGAGATTGATCCTAATCCCGAGCCACTACAGCAGGAAGAACCCGCTCAAGTAGTCAGGCAAGAAGATCCCGGGGGTTCATCTATACTGAGAATTATCCTTCTTCAATGTCGAGAACCCGGTAGAACAAGTTCGACTGGTTCGGGTGAATTGGAACCGGTTCCAACAAAATTTGAGGATACAACCAAAAACCAGCTTCCGATCGAAACGCTCGAAGCAGAACTCGAAGTTGTGCCACCACAATCGTCACTGCTTCAGCAGATGTTGCTCCATCAAGGGCCAAACAATCATCCCAACTCATCGCCATCTCTTCTCAAGAGGATGCTTCTGGAGGGCGGTGCTAGTGATCGACAATCGCCATTGGAAGGTTCCAGCACCATGAACCGTCGTAGATCGGAAGATCAGATTCCGATTCCTTCGCTAGATGAACATCCTGATGGTGAATTGATTTTCACAAGTACCTGTAACCGGCGCTGTTTGCCGATAG CGGAGGCCAAATCACGGGAGTTACTTCCTGCCGGATGTGTCTTCAATTTTATCGCGGAGGCGAGATGCACAGATGCTCGAAAGCCGATGTTTCTAGCTCCGGAATATGGTTCCTCCTACGTTTGTATGGAGTGTGCGGCCAAAACCGAGGTCTAA
- the LOC129740218 gene encoding uncharacterized protein LOC129740218, with product MKLDKVRQMQGKTPLSGQTNSQHHFINSSSSKHHSGGRKHHQSASSSATITTRHHSVTTDRTAYANITTRGNISISNIGHSPEAFHRSTTCFPVEETINAAASSFSSSPQEVNQPRPRN from the exons ATGAAG CTCGACAAAGTACGGCAGATGCAAGGGAAAACTCCACTATCCGGCCAGACAAACAGCCAGCACCACTttatcaacagcagcagcagtaaacATCACTCTGGTGGAAGAAAACACCATCAGTCTGCCAGTTCCTCAGCGACGATTACAACCAGACACCATTCAGTCACCACCGATCGTACCGCCTACGCCAACATCACCACCAGAGGCAACATCAGCATATCCAACATCGGACATTCGCCGGAAGCGTTCCATCGCAGCACTACCTGCTTTCCGGTGGAAGAGACCATCAACGCAGCAGCATCTTCCTTTTCATCTTCACCACAAGAAGTGAACCAGCCGCGGCCGCGGAATTAG